A genome region from Brassica oleracea var. oleracea cultivar TO1000 chromosome C2, BOL, whole genome shotgun sequence includes the following:
- the LOC106323627 gene encoding uncharacterized protein LOC106323627, translating to MLVRVPGRIIRTGEEEMWENPTWNAYEDHHQNIPEVQEDIVPPYMPESIEEMGIAEPYHDSVFEAFEVATQPLYEGCAEGISQLSLASRMMKVKTYYNLPEACVDEISEVFKNILPQPNKAPTTYYETKKLTRALGLPVQKIDVCVKNCMLFWKGEYAKLVSCRFCGEDRYYPKNGKGKNKPKQRMFYLPIADRLKRLYQLEATVSNMRWHKEHVTPEGEIHYPSDAIAWKHFNELYPVFAAESRNIYLCLSTDGFNPIGMNGEAHSLWPVIVSPYNLPPGMCMKREFFYLSVLISGPKHPRKSLDIYLQPLIEELQSLWKDGVEAYDISRKAIFIMRAVLMWTISDFPAYGMLSGWTTHGRLACPYCQDETGAFWLRNGRKHSWFDCHIRFLDEDHPYRKNTQAFTRGKTVFDPPPPWLTGEEILRERINNIEGLSKSVECGGNGHDNPSKTISEYGVTHNWKNFFDNLTNTLLNASGNTKDNIKSRLDLLGLCKRRDLEMKEDGTMHVPIFRLSNAAKREFLLWLKNDIKFPDGYASKFSRCIDESNLKLHGLKSHDCHVIMERLFPFAFAELLPKIVHTAVRDIALFFRDISSEILKEFDVGLLKANIGVKLCNLEKIFPPSFFDVMEHFLVHLPDEVALGGPIHFRWMYVFKRYMYHLKKMVKNKAHIAGSIVAQWINEEISRASSNFFGNPEIMSIPEGPSDIRFSYNYSDVPPLFYHEGRISGQCSTGWLNDEDNTVLQTFMMLNCETFASYERMFEEYMTRSIPDITPAAMQKAKDTKFAEWCKDYINDATQFYTFPMWMLDFVQGPRRSYRSWPIYHTRGYTFHTHNHDQDRKTQHYGVCVPGTNKTEYYGLIQEIMMVEYHGDVGLKVMMNSTRVPGTHAASPTMPPGATRPIFNHAGSPPMPPGATGPAFNHTGSPLMPPATRK from the exons ATGTTGGTGAGAGTTCCGGGGAGAATCATTCGAACGGGTGAAGAAGAAATGTGGGAGAATCCTACTTGGAATGCTTATGAAGATCACCACCAGAATATTCCAGAAGTACAAGAAGATATTGTGCCACCTTACATGCCAGAATCTATAGAAGAGATGGGCATAGCGGAACCATATCACGATAGTGTTTTTGAAGCATTTGAAGTAGCCACTCAACCTCTCTACGAAGGATGTGCAGAGGGAATATCTCAGTTGTCTCTTGCTTCGCGGATGATGAAAGTGAAGACATATTATAATCTACCAGAAGCTTGTGTAGATGAGATATCTGAAGTATTTAAAAACATACTTCCACAGCCAAATAAAGCTCCAACAACATATTATGAGACAAAGAAACTGACACGAGCGCTTGGGTTACCAGTACAGAAGATTGACGTTTGCGTGAAGAATTGTATGTTATTTTGGAAAGGAGAATATGCGAAGTTGGTCAGTTGTCGGTTTTGTGGAGAAGATCGCTACTACCCGAAGAATGGAAAAGGTAAAAACAAACCGAAACAGAGAATGTTTTACCTGCCAATTGCAGATCGTCTGAAGCGTCTATACCAACTCGAGGCGACAGTTTCCAATATGCGGTGGCATAAGGAACATGTGACTCCGGAAGGAGAAATACATTACCCATCTGATGCCATAGCGTGGAAACACTTTAATGAGTTATATCCTGTTTTTGCTGCTGAAAGCCGGAACATTTATCTATGCTTATCAACAGATGGATTTAATCCGATTGGTATGAATGGCGAAGCACATTCCCTTTGGCCCGTTATTGTAAGTCCATACAATTTGCCTCCGGGAATGTGTATGAAAAGAGAATTCTTTTATCTTTCGGTGCTAATTTCGGGGCCCAAACATCCAAGAAAAAGCTTAGATATTTACCTTCAGCCGTTGATTGAAGAATTACAGAGTTTATGGAAGGATGGTGTGGAGGCATATGATATTTCAAGGAAAGCAATATTCATAATGCGAGCAGTGTTGATGTGGACGATAAGCGATTTTCCAGCATATGGGATGCTTTCAGGTTGGACGACGCATGGTCGGTTGGCGTGTCCATATTGTCAAGATGAGACAGGTGCATTCTGGTTACGTAATGGACGGAAACATAGTTGGTTTGATTGCCACATAAGGTTTTTAGATGAAGATCATCCTTACAGGAAAAACACTCAAGCATTTACGCGGGGAAAAACAGTTTTTGATCCCCCTCCACCATGGTTGACCGGAGAAGAAATATTGCGTGAGAGGATAAATAATATAGAAGGTTTATCAAAGTCCGTTGAATGTGGAGGGAATGGACATGATAATCCATCCAAGACAATATCTGAATACGGAGTTACTCACAATTGG AAAAACTTCTTCGATAACCTCACGAACACATTGTTAAATGCTTCTGGGAATACAAAAGACAACATCAAAAGCAGATTGGATCTTCTAGGACTATGCAAAAGGCGTGATTTAGAGATGAAAGAGGATGGAACGATGCACGTGCCAATATTCAGGCTGTCAAATGCGGCAAAGCGAGAATTCCTTCTGTGGCTGAAAAATGACATAAAATTTCCCGATGGATACGCCTCCAAATTTAGTCGATGTATTGACGAAAGCAATTTAAAGCTACATGGCCTGAAAAGTCATGATTGTCATGTCATAATGGAACGACTATTTCCATTTGCGTTCGCTGAACTCCTTCCAAAAATTGTTCATACGGCAGTTAGAG ATATTGCCCTCTTTTTCCGAGATATCTCTTCGGAGATTTTGAAAGAATTTGATGTTGGTCTTTTAAAGGCAAATATTGGTGTGAAGCTTTGTAACTTGGAAAAGATATTTCCTCCATCATTCTTCGATGTTATGGAACATTTTCTTGTGCACCTTCCAGATGAGGTAGCCTTAGGTGGCCCCATCCATTTTAGGTGGATGTATGTATTTAAAAGATACATGTACCATTTGAAGAAGATGGTCAAAAACAAAGCACACATTGCAGGTTCGATAGTTGCACAATGGATAAACGAGGAGATTTCAAGAGCATCTTCAAATTTTTTTGGGAATCCTGAAATCATGAGCATTCCAGAAGGTCCAAGTGATATTCGTTTCTCATACAATTATTCAGATGTACCACCTTTGTTTTACCATGAAGGGAGAATCAGTGGTCAATGCTCAACTGGTTGGTTAAATGATGAAGATAACACCGTTCTTCAGACATTTATGATGCTCAACTGTGAAACATTTGCTTCATATGAAAG GATGTTTGAAGAATATATGACGCGAAGTATTCCTGATATTACTCCAGCTGCAATGCAAAAAGCGAAAGACACCAAGTTTGCAGAGTGGTGCAAAGACTAT ATTAATGATGCGACTCAGTTTTACACATTTCCTATGTGGATGTTGGATTTTGTACAAGGTCCTAGGCGCAGTTATAGGTCTTGGCCAATATACCACACACGTGGATACACTTTCCACACACATAACCACGATCAAGATAGGAAAACTCAACATTATGGTGTTTGTGTTCCTGGAACCAATAAAACAGAATACTATGGCCTCATACAAGAGATTATGATGGTGGAGTATCATGGTGATGTTGGCTTGAAAGTCATG ATGAACTCAACAAGAGTACCTGGAACACATGCTGCGTCTCCTACTATGCCTCCTGGTGCTACTAGACCCATTTTTAACCATGCTGGATCTCCTCCTATGCCTCCTGGTGCTACTGGACCCGCTTTTAACCATACTGGATCTCCTCTTATGCCTCCTG CTACCCGCAAATGA